A window of Aquitalea denitrificans contains these coding sequences:
- a CDS encoding MBL fold metallo-hydrolase, giving the protein MPTLNTDKPAAETGQPSPGGSLLRDGRYRNAQPRRAGGLRDTLRIMLRFFTDKSPHAVPDRPIQPLPLSPADLAAAPDNSLWRLGHSSVLLKLDGVFLLTDPVFGQRASPFSFAGPKRFHAPPIALEALPQLDVVIISHDHYDHLDRSTVQALQHKTRLFVTPLGVGDRLQAWGIPAEKIRQLDWWQGLDAGPLHITATPAQHFSGRGLTDGNRTLWASWVIGSSQSRVFFSGDSGYFDGFRQIGLCHGPFHLTLLENGAYNEDWADVHMHPEQTLQAHLDLRGAVLLPIHNGTFDLALHGWTEPLERISTLAAQAGVPLRTPCFGERLDIRQPAETSAWWRRPVLGHVPDQAGPLTAAGCSSLQ; this is encoded by the coding sequence ATGCCCACTTTGAACACAGACAAACCGGCAGCCGAAACCGGCCAGCCATCACCCGGCGGCAGCCTGCTGCGCGATGGCCGCTATCGCAATGCCCAGCCACGCCGCGCTGGCGGGCTGCGCGACACCCTGCGCATCATGCTGCGATTTTTCACCGACAAATCACCACACGCCGTACCTGACCGGCCCATCCAGCCACTGCCCCTGAGCCCGGCCGACCTGGCCGCTGCACCAGACAACAGCCTGTGGCGGCTGGGCCACTCCAGCGTGCTGCTCAAGCTGGATGGTGTTTTCCTGCTGACCGACCCGGTATTCGGCCAGCGCGCCTCGCCGTTTTCCTTTGCCGGTCCCAAGCGTTTCCACGCGCCGCCCATCGCGCTGGAAGCCTTGCCACAGCTGGATGTGGTGATCATTTCGCACGACCATTACGACCATCTGGACCGCAGCACCGTACAGGCCTTGCAGCACAAGACCCGTTTGTTCGTCACCCCGCTGGGGGTGGGTGATCGCCTGCAAGCCTGGGGCATTCCGGCAGAAAAAATCCGCCAGCTGGACTGGTGGCAAGGGCTGGATGCCGGGCCGCTGCACATCACTGCCACCCCGGCCCAGCACTTTTCCGGGCGCGGCCTGACGGACGGCAACCGCACCCTGTGGGCATCCTGGGTGATTGGCAGCAGCCAGAGCCGGGTATTTTTCAGCGGGGATAGCGGTTATTTCGACGGCTTTCGCCAAATCGGCCTGTGCCACGGCCCTTTCCACCTCACCCTGCTGGAAAACGGTGCCTACAACGAAGACTGGGCAGACGTGCACATGCACCCCGAGCAAACCCTGCAAGCGCATCTCGACCTGCGCGGCGCGGTATTGCTGCCCATCCATAACGGCACTTTCGATTTGGCACTGCATGGCTGGACCGAACCGCTGGAGCGCATCAGCACACTGGCCGCACAAGCTGGCGTGCCGCTACGCACCCCCTGCTTTGGCGAAAGGCTGGACATCCGCCAGCCGGCAGAAACCAGCGCATGGTGGCGCCGCCCGGTACTTGGCCATGTGCCGGACCAGGCCGGACCACTGACAGCGGCAGGCTGCAGCAGCTTGCAGTAA
- a CDS encoding LexA family protein codes for MHYPIPLSRSSPLRIPLMASSVRAGFPSPADDYVQDNINLNTLLVDDPDCTFLMLASNDAIHGIFKGDYVLIDKARSPAHGNVVVAAHEDGFVLRRLHKQQGLLALMADAPGYPLIPAEGDYMLQIWGVVIAVVRRLV; via the coding sequence ATGCACTACCCCATCCCCCTGTCCCGCTCCAGCCCGCTGCGCATTCCGTTGATGGCCAGCAGCGTGCGCGCCGGCTTCCCCAGCCCGGCCGACGACTACGTGCAGGACAATATCAACCTCAACACCCTGCTGGTGGACGACCCGGACTGCACCTTCCTGATGCTGGCCAGCAACGACGCCATCCACGGCATTTTCAAGGGTGATTACGTGCTGATCGACAAGGCGCGCAGCCCGGCGCATGGCAATGTGGTGGTGGCTGCGCATGAGGACGGCTTTGTGCTGCGCCGCCTGCACAAGCAGCAGGGCCTGCTGGCCTTGATGGCCGATGCGCCCGGCTATCCGCTGATTCCGGCCGAGGGCGATTACATGCTGCAGATCTGGGGCGTGGTGATTGCCGTGGTGCGGCGGCTGGTATGA